The Leucobacter sp. UCMA 4100 genome window below encodes:
- a CDS encoding Na+/H+ antiporter subunit A — MGWFTGTVIVLVFTTLTAHPVVRRFGRNGFLYGVFVLGAICVSYLTFIPQVAAGEVIEENIEWLPQLSLNLALRVDALSLSLALLVTGAGALILLYSRWYFHPNDQATARFTAIFLAFSVSMLGLVISDNVFLLFMFWESTTVFSFLLVAHNHRSSIARSAALQALVVTTLGGLGMLAGFVILANMTGTASLAEMLANPPAASGTLTTAIMLIMLGALTKSAIFPFHFWLPGAMAAPTPVSAYLHAAAMVKAGVYLIARFVPAYSFVPGLLPMLVLLGAITMVWGAMRALRQYDIKLIIAHGTVSQLGMLVMLFGLGMPGIEYAALTLLFAHAVAKAPLFLTVGIIDHSTSERDLRNLSGIAKRHPGLAIIGTIAAASMAGLPIFIGFVAKEAALTALLTERSDSWLVWVALVAFVGGSALTVAYMARFVWGAFGNRKGVPTPPEVHKVSKWIYVAPTAFVVLATLGGLFSKKFESWLTLMTDGRAVSELGLWHGITPALIVTLLMVATGLIVFAAIRDHEAHLPTMPERYSASHAYWRVMNLLDVMSVKTTATTQRGSLPFYIGTILITMIVALAVLFLVPGTWPDEYTFLTNWAQLPLAIIMIAATIRAAQAKTRFKAVVLVGVTGYGMVAIFALHGAPDLAVTQALVETITMIAFILVIRQLPIDIKVTASTKVKILRGVIAVTVALGLGMVALLSLSARTATPISEFFGELAVKGGHGVNVVNVTLVDIRGWDTMGELSVVLAAATGVASLIFLNTRGDNLPKTGRKAARLNMRQHLKRVADPNDPTNLTRWSLAGYKLLPEHRSIILEVVVRLLFPALIIVSIYLLLAGHNAPGGGFAAGLVAGLALVARYQAGGRHELAATVTLNAGRILGLGLILATGTALVPLFFGQAALASSWFDLSLGPFGEISFVTSTIFDIGVYLVVFGLMLDVLRSLGSEIDEQEEHELAMAEEEAEQS, encoded by the coding sequence ATGGGATGGTTTACTGGCACAGTGATTGTGCTGGTTTTCACGACCCTTACCGCACACCCAGTAGTACGACGCTTCGGGCGCAATGGCTTCCTCTATGGAGTCTTTGTGCTCGGAGCTATTTGTGTTTCATACCTCACGTTCATTCCTCAGGTGGCTGCAGGCGAGGTCATTGAAGAAAACATCGAGTGGCTGCCGCAGCTCAGCCTCAACCTTGCCTTGCGGGTTGACGCCCTGAGTCTTTCGCTCGCGTTACTCGTGACCGGGGCAGGTGCGCTCATCCTGCTCTACTCGCGGTGGTATTTCCACCCGAACGACCAGGCCACAGCCCGCTTCACGGCGATCTTCCTCGCGTTCTCTGTCTCCATGCTCGGCCTGGTCATCTCTGACAACGTCTTCCTGCTCTTCATGTTCTGGGAGAGCACAACAGTCTTCAGCTTCCTCCTCGTCGCGCACAACCACCGCTCGAGCATCGCCCGATCAGCAGCGCTACAGGCACTCGTCGTGACCACGCTCGGTGGGCTCGGTATGCTCGCAGGCTTCGTGATTCTCGCGAATATGACCGGTACAGCGTCTCTCGCTGAAATGCTTGCGAACCCACCGGCCGCTTCGGGAACCCTCACGACGGCCATCATGCTTATCATGCTGGGTGCGCTCACCAAATCGGCGATCTTCCCGTTCCACTTCTGGCTTCCAGGCGCAATGGCGGCGCCGACACCGGTGAGCGCATACCTTCACGCAGCCGCAATGGTAAAGGCCGGCGTGTACCTCATTGCGCGTTTCGTGCCCGCCTATAGCTTCGTTCCAGGGCTGCTTCCCATGCTCGTCTTACTCGGCGCCATCACGATGGTGTGGGGCGCGATGAGGGCGTTGCGCCAGTACGACATTAAACTCATCATTGCTCACGGCACCGTAAGCCAGCTCGGTATGCTCGTGATGCTCTTCGGCCTTGGAATGCCAGGCATCGAGTATGCGGCGCTGACCCTCTTGTTTGCCCACGCCGTCGCAAAAGCCCCCCTCTTCTTAACCGTCGGTATCATCGATCACTCAACGAGTGAGCGTGACCTTCGTAACCTCAGTGGCATCGCCAAACGGCATCCCGGACTTGCGATCATCGGTACGATCGCTGCAGCATCGATGGCTGGCCTCCCGATCTTCATTGGCTTTGTTGCCAAGGAAGCGGCACTGACCGCGCTACTCACCGAACGCAGCGACTCCTGGCTCGTCTGGGTCGCCCTGGTCGCCTTCGTTGGGGGCAGCGCGCTGACGGTCGCATACATGGCCCGCTTCGTTTGGGGCGCGTTCGGCAACCGCAAGGGCGTGCCTACGCCACCCGAGGTACACAAGGTTTCGAAGTGGATCTACGTCGCCCCAACGGCGTTCGTGGTTCTCGCGACGCTCGGCGGTCTTTTCTCGAAGAAGTTCGAGTCTTGGCTCACGCTGATGACCGACGGCAGGGCTGTGAGCGAGCTCGGGCTCTGGCACGGTATCACGCCGGCGCTGATCGTCACACTGCTCATGGTTGCGACAGGCCTCATTGTGTTTGCAGCGATCCGCGATCACGAAGCGCACCTGCCAACGATGCCCGAGCGGTACAGTGCTTCGCACGCCTACTGGCGCGTTATGAACCTGCTCGACGTCATGTCGGTGAAGACCACGGCGACCACGCAGCGAGGCTCGCTGCCCTTCTACATCGGCACTATTCTTATCACGATGATCGTCGCCCTCGCGGTGCTGTTCCTCGTGCCTGGTACATGGCCTGACGAGTACACGTTCCTGACGAACTGGGCCCAACTGCCGCTCGCGATCATCATGATCGCGGCGACGATCCGCGCTGCTCAGGCGAAGACCCGCTTTAAAGCGGTCGTGCTCGTCGGCGTGACCGGCTACGGCATGGTCGCTATCTTCGCGCTGCACGGCGCCCCTGACCTCGCGGTCACTCAGGCGCTCGTTGAGACGATCACGATGATCGCCTTCATTCTCGTGATTCGTCAGCTGCCCATCGACATTAAAGTCACGGCCTCAACGAAGGTCAAGATTTTGCGCGGTGTTATCGCCGTCACGGTTGCCTTGGGCCTCGGCATGGTTGCCTTGCTGTCGCTCTCGGCACGAACCGCAACACCGATCTCAGAGTTCTTCGGCGAGCTCGCCGTGAAAGGCGGCCACGGCGTCAACGTCGTGAACGTGACCCTCGTCGACATTCGCGGTTGGGACACCATGGGAGAGCTCTCGGTGGTTCTCGCTGCAGCAACCGGTGTCGCCTCGCTCATCTTCTTGAACACGCGTGGCGACAATCTGCCCAAGACCGGGCGCAAGGCAGCCCGCCTCAACATGCGCCAGCACCTGAAGCGCGTTGCCGACCCCAACGATCCGACAAACCTCACGAGGTGGAGCCTCGCCGGCTACAAGCTGTTGCCAGAGCACCGCTCGATCATCCTTGAGGTCGTCGTACGCCTGCTCTTCCCGGCGCTCATCATCGTCTCGATCTACCTCCTGCTCGCTGGACACAACGCCCCTGGCGGCGGTTTCGCTGCAGGCCTCGTGGCGGGTCTGGCGCTCGTCGCGCGGTACCAGGCTGGCGGAAGGCACGAGCTTGCCGCCACAGTGACGCTCAACGCAGGGCGCATTCTTGGGCTCGGGCTCATTCTTGCGACAGGAACCGCGCTCGTGCCGCTCTTCTTCGGCCAGGCAGCGCTTGCCTCGTCGTGGTTTGACCTCTCGCTTGGGCCCTTCGGTGAAATCTCATTCGTCACGTCGACCATCTTTGACATCGGCGTGTACCTCGTGGTCTTTGGACTCATGCTCGACGTGCTGCGAAGTCTCGGGTCTGAGATCGACGAACAAGAAGAACACGAACTGGCCATGGCAGAAGAGGAGGCCGAGCAATCATGA
- a CDS encoding Na(+)/H(+) antiporter subunit C: MTMPLILVITMVVMYACGFYLLLDRSLTRVLLGFLLAGNATNLLLFLMSGSFGAAPIMGAEGETSDPLPQAFILTAIVITFGVTAFMLALIYRSWSHAKDLDDAVQDDLEDIERAQTTDTLTFEEISDEDVAETPEFSDGESDNDAETDSARGGKGARS; this comes from the coding sequence ATGACGATGCCCCTCATTCTCGTGATCACGATGGTGGTCATGTACGCCTGCGGCTTCTACCTGCTGCTTGACCGAAGCCTGACGAGGGTGCTCCTCGGGTTTTTGCTGGCCGGCAACGCGACGAACCTGCTGCTCTTCCTCATGAGCGGGAGCTTTGGTGCCGCGCCGATCATGGGTGCCGAGGGTGAGACCTCCGATCCGCTGCCCCAGGCCTTCATTCTGACAGCGATCGTGATTACCTTCGGCGTGACCGCGTTCATGCTCGCCCTCATTTATCGCTCGTGGAGCCACGCGAAAGATCTCGACGACGCGGTGCAAGACGACCTTGAAGATATCGAGCGGGCGCAGACCACTGACACGCTCACGTTCGAGGAGATTTCAGACGAAGACGTTGCCGAAACGCCAGAGTTCAGTGACGGCGAGAGCGATAACGACGCTGAGACCGACAGTGCTCGCGGCGGGAAAGGGGCGCGCTCATGA
- a CDS encoding Na+/H+ antiporter subunit D: MNNLIPLLVLVPLVSAALTMIIPKRQKVKQGITVLALATIVVLSGVLMYGVTQYGVLTMEIGGWAAPFGIVLVVDRLAALMVGVSAIVLLGVYFFSLGQGLADGDDEAPVSIYAPTYLVLGAGVTNAFIAGDLFNLYVGFEILLVASYVLITLGGTPQRIRQGTTYIVVSLVSSVIFLAAIGFIYGATGTVNMAHLSLRIAELPYDVQLMLNLLLLIAFGVKAAVFPLAFWLPDSYPTAPAPVTAVFAGLLTKVGVYAIIRSQSLIFYDSNINTLLFVIAGLTLVVGILGAIAQLDIKRLLSFTLISHIGYLIFGVAMASKAGYAATTYYIAHHIIVQTTLFLAVGLIERQGGTTSLLRLGGLLKKAPWIAVLTFIPLLNLGGIPPFSGFIGKLALFEAAAELGTAEAYWLIGVGAVVSLLTLYALLRAWGLAFWRSPNQTPTVTNTLGFKSVLSQLDAQEHVEVQERRDIPKLMSWATGGMVTVSLALTVFAGPLFTYATAAGETLMSPQTIIDAVLNNPDSGQGSGDGETTVPDSEMKEVVP; this comes from the coding sequence ATGAATAACCTGATCCCGCTCCTCGTGCTCGTGCCGCTCGTCTCGGCTGCGCTCACGATGATTATTCCGAAGCGCCAAAAGGTGAAGCAGGGCATTACGGTGCTCGCGCTCGCGACAATCGTGGTGCTGAGCGGCGTGCTCATGTACGGCGTCACGCAGTACGGTGTGCTCACGATGGAGATTGGCGGCTGGGCCGCGCCCTTCGGCATCGTGCTCGTCGTAGATCGGCTCGCGGCGCTCATGGTGGGTGTCTCGGCGATTGTGCTACTTGGCGTGTACTTCTTCTCGCTGGGGCAGGGCCTTGCCGATGGCGACGATGAGGCACCGGTCTCGATCTACGCACCGACCTACCTTGTGCTTGGGGCGGGCGTCACGAACGCGTTTATTGCGGGCGATCTCTTCAACCTCTACGTCGGCTTCGAGATCTTGCTCGTGGCGAGCTACGTGCTCATTACGCTCGGCGGTACCCCGCAGCGCATCCGGCAGGGCACGACCTATATTGTGGTCTCGCTCGTCTCGTCGGTTATTTTTCTTGCCGCAATCGGTTTCATTTACGGTGCGACCGGAACCGTGAACATGGCGCACCTCTCGTTGCGCATCGCCGAGTTGCCCTATGACGTGCAGCTCATGCTCAACCTCTTGCTGCTCATTGCGTTCGGCGTGAAGGCCGCGGTCTTCCCACTGGCGTTCTGGCTTCCCGACTCGTACCCGACGGCGCCGGCTCCCGTCACCGCCGTGTTCGCGGGCCTGCTCACGAAGGTTGGCGTCTACGCGATCATTCGCAGCCAGTCATTGATCTTCTACGACTCGAACATCAACACGCTGCTGTTCGTGATTGCCGGGCTCACCCTTGTCGTCGGTATTCTGGGTGCGATCGCCCAGCTCGATATTAAGCGGTTGCTCTCGTTCACGCTCATCAGCCACATCGGCTACCTCATCTTTGGTGTGGCAATGGCCTCGAAGGCCGGGTATGCCGCCACGACCTACTACATTGCGCACCACATTATTGTGCAAACGACGCTCTTCCTGGCGGTCGGCCTCATTGAGCGGCAGGGCGGTACGACATCGCTGCTGCGGCTCGGTGGGCTGCTCAAGAAGGCGCCGTGGATCGCGGTGCTCACCTTCATCCCGCTGCTCAATCTCGGCGGCATTCCTCCGTTCTCGGGATTCATCGGCAAGCTCGCTCTCTTTGAAGCGGCGGCCGAACTCGGGACCGCCGAGGCATACTGGCTCATCGGGGTCGGCGCCGTGGTCTCACTGCTCACGCTCTACGCGCTGCTTCGCGCCTGGGGCCTCGCGTTTTGGCGCAGCCCGAACCAGACCCCGACCGTCACCAATACGCTCGGTTTTAAGTCGGTGCTCTCGCAGCTTGATGCGCAGGAACACGTTGAGGTGCAGGAACGCCGTGACATTCCGAAGCTCATGAGCTGGGCGACCGGTGGCATGGTGACGGTGAGCCTCGCGCTGACGGTGTTCGCAGGCCCGCTTTTCACCTACGCAACGGCTGCGGGCGAGACGCTCATGTCGCCACAAACAATCATCGACGCCGTGCTCAACAACCCCGACTCGGGGCAGGGAAGCGGCGACGGCGAAACAACGGTTCCTGACTCAGAGATGAAGGAGGTCGTGCCGTGA
- a CDS encoding Na+/H+ antiporter subunit E: protein MSVEGRKIERQIRRYEFPLLLGLVITWMALWREFSLFTFIGGVVVAFVVMRVFYLPPVELAGRFNLWWCLRYVGYFFSQVAIASLEVAWIAVRPKPVPLRSIIAVRLRTNSDFIVTLVGLTISLIPGSFIVDVDRENQVLFLHVLNTPDQEAVEKMRREVAHIERLLIRTLGSREEVKLVG from the coding sequence GTGAGTGTCGAAGGTCGCAAGATTGAACGCCAGATTCGGCGGTACGAGTTTCCGCTCCTGCTCGGGCTCGTCATCACGTGGATGGCCCTGTGGCGCGAATTCTCGCTCTTCACCTTTATCGGTGGCGTGGTCGTGGCGTTTGTCGTCATGCGCGTCTTTTACCTGCCTCCGGTAGAGCTCGCGGGCCGCTTTAACCTGTGGTGGTGCCTGCGGTACGTTGGCTACTTTTTCTCGCAGGTCGCGATTGCCTCGCTCGAGGTGGCGTGGATCGCCGTACGCCCGAAGCCCGTGCCACTGCGCTCGATCATTGCCGTGAGATTGCGCACGAACTCCGACTTTATTGTGACGCTCGTCGGTCTGACGATCTCGCTGATTCCTGGCTCGTTCATCGTCGATGTTGATCGCGAAAACCAGGTCTTGTTCCTCCACGTTTTGAACACCCCCGACCAGGAAGCGGTCGAGAAGATGCGGCGCGAGGTCGCACACATCGAGCGACTGCTCATTCGTACGCTGGGGTCTCGAGAAGAGGTGAAGCTCGTTGGCTGA
- a CDS encoding monovalent cation/H+ antiporter complex subunit F, translating to MAETIAMWITVVAGAGFAVTAVLALIRVIFGPTILDRMVASDVLVTTLMLVVGTEMVINKHTTTIGLMVLLAATSVLATIMVAIYVRRRQGRAVPPVEGSYE from the coding sequence TTGGCTGAAACCATTGCAATGTGGATCACGGTCGTTGCCGGCGCAGGCTTCGCGGTAACGGCTGTGCTTGCGCTCATTAGGGTCATCTTCGGGCCCACGATTCTTGATCGCATGGTCGCCTCTGACGTGCTCGTAACGACCCTCATGCTCGTTGTTGGTACCGAGATGGTCATCAACAAACACACGACAACGATCGGCCTCATGGTGCTGCTCGCGGCGACCTCGGTGCTCGCGACCATCATGGTTGCTATTTACGTGCGGCGCAGGCAGGGAAGAGCGGTTCCACCGGTGGAGGGTTCGTATGAGTGA
- the mnhG gene encoding monovalent cation/H(+) antiporter subunit G, with product MSDFFSVILPAILLLGASLLSVAAGVGLLRFTDVLTKLHAVTKPQVLGLILVILAIVLSMQSWVVFFALLPVFVFQSLTAPVAAHMVGRASYRTGDIDTEHLLVDELAPAVAEVPEEADDADEVDAEEDAGGAGSDGGTETGAAPDTTVS from the coding sequence ATGAGTGATTTCTTCTCGGTGATTCTTCCCGCGATTCTGCTGCTCGGGGCCTCGCTGCTCTCGGTAGCCGCTGGCGTGGGTCTCTTGCGCTTCACTGACGTGCTCACGAAGCTGCACGCGGTGACGAAGCCTCAGGTTCTCGGCCTGATTCTCGTAATTCTCGCGATCGTGCTGTCGATGCAGTCTTGGGTCGTTTTCTTCGCGCTGCTGCCGGTCTTCGTGTTCCAGTCGCTCACGGCCCCCGTTGCAGCTCACATGGTGGGGCGTGCCTCGTACCGTACGGGCGACATTGATACTGAGCACCTGCTTGTTGATGAGCTGGCCCCCGCGGTTGCTGAAGTGCCCGAGGAAGCCGACGACGCCGACGAGGTTGACGCTGAAGAGGACGCGGGCGGTGCCGGTTCTGACGGTGGTACCGAGACCGGTGCAGCTCCAGACACTACCGTTTCCTGA